Below is a genomic region from Castanea sativa cultivar Marrone di Chiusa Pesio chromosome 2, ASM4071231v1.
TGTGTTATAAGTGATCCAACATGCTCTTTTTGCACTAATTAGGCCGAGAATGTACTGCATGCTGTTTGGCGTTGCCCAAGTGTATCACAAGTATAGGGCGGAGATCCTCAGTGGCAATTCCGACAAGATTCGACGCACTCAAACTTTGCTCAGTTGCTATCCATGATACTAGGGTCCGATTGTGATACAGAGTTGTTTGCAATGATATCGTGGACTTTATGGTTTCGGTGCAACAAGTCAAGCTTCTCACCATCAGGTATCCCACTTGAACAGGTGCTTCAACATGCCTATGAAGGCCTTCAAGAATTCTGGACAGCCAACCAACCAGCCCAGCTACAACGAGTAAGGCCGAGAGAACGCTGGTCTGATCCACACGCTGGGCTCTATAGAATAAATTTTGATGGGGCATTGTTCACCTCATTGGATAGAGCTAGAATAGGTGTCATAATATGGGACTGCAATGGCTTGGTAATGGCTTCCTTATCTCAAGCCATTCCTCTTCCTCTCACTGTGCTAGAGACAGAAACAGTTGCAGTAGCAAGGGCCCTAGAATTTGCACTAGAATTGGGGTTGGATTCGGTCATTTTGGAGGGTGACTATGAAATACTCATGAAATCATTGATGCAGGATTCGCTATCCTTAGCTACATCTGGTCTTTTGATTCAAGATGTGAAAGTTATTGCTGAATCTTTTCAATGTATTAGTTTTTCTCATGTTCGTAGAGAAGGAAATAAAGTAGCTCACAACCTAGTTAGGCATGCATATCATGTCACTGGTTTTTCTGTATGGATGAAAGATGTCCCATCGCACACCTTAGTTTCTTATCAGGCAGATTTGCCTATTTCATAATATAAGTTTTGAAgtcttctttctaaaaaaacttGAGTAATAAGTtggattcaagaaaaaaaaaattttgagtaataagttgaaataaagtagttGGACAAGACCCaatacattttttatatgttaaaatgATTATATTTGAACTTATAACTTTTGttctataataattatttttaatcattaaGTCAATATTcaatacacaagttttatattaaataataaaatattttattagttgagttaCCTCTAGCATAAGGAAGTTATAGGACAAATTGGGCCATTGAATCCAAACTAATGAAGGTATTCTTAAAGTAGTGGAAATAATATCAAAacatagaataaaaaaaactagtgGAAATAAAGGGCCTTCACAACAGTGTATCACCACCACCATAAAACTAACTTCCTAGAAAGAAAGTACTgatgttatcaaaaaaaagaaagaaagtattgATAAAACATTGGGTTTGGCAGCTTTGTCTCCAGGCCCAAACCTGCAATAGGGTTCACATAGACTGTGTCTGTGAGTCCTTGTGCCTAATCAAGGCAGTAGGCTGGTCGTGACCTCGAAGATGGAATTGCTACCTTTATAGTAAGGAATTACCTAAAAAGCTATATTTTCTGGTTCATTATGTGTTtggtcaaattaattttttaacaacaTGATTTATATACACTTTAATATGTATGAAAACAAAATCTATATCACAAAatcaatcattatcatttcaaaataaaaagagaactcTGATTTAGGAGCTTGGGACCTTAATCTTATATATTTGTTGCTTTGAGAAGGATACATCTGTTACATACTCAAATTATGTTGtctttttttaccttttcataTGGTTCATATTGTGAGAGATCGAGTGTTTACACATATgttcactttttttaatttcttttagttttcCAAATTCAACTTAGTAATATATGCTACTCTATTTTATTAGGAGAACTAGAGTTCAAATTCTTTCTTCGTATTATTAgcacaattaaattataaaaattataaaaaataaataaataaagaatttgtCCCGCTTCATATTTACTTTGCATACAGTGaaacaaattttgtaaaattaatacAATCAACATAGAGGAGAATTATAcacaaaaatatgttttttttttttttttttttaaattcagtAGAAGAGAAACTTGACACTGACTCTTTCTCTGTAGCCTGGGGAAGTAGAAGTGTAAAACCATATTTATAGACAAACACACAACCTTCAACAATATGACACAACACATATATAGCCTAATTCT
It encodes:
- the LOC142625007 gene encoding uncharacterized protein LOC142625007, which codes for MILGSDCDTELFAMISWTLWFRCNKSSFSPSGIPLEQVLQHAYEGLQEFWTANQPAQLQRVRPRERWSDPHAGLYRINFDGALFTSLDRARIGVIIWDCNGLVMASLSQAIPLPLTVLETETVAVARALEFALELGLDSVILEGDYEILMKSLMQDSLSLATSGLLIQDVKVIAESFQCISFSHVRREGNKVAHNLVRHAYHVTGFSVWMKDVPSHTLVSYQADLPIS